One Hevea brasiliensis isolate MT/VB/25A 57/8 chromosome 5, ASM3005281v1, whole genome shotgun sequence genomic region harbors:
- the LOC131180039 gene encoding uncharacterized protein LOC131180039, with the protein MSHIELERAERERELKEKEEASKIESSITAAGTLFPEKESSVSLKYPMLTKSNYAAWAIKMEVFMMAQGVWDAIESPDSIDSRRDKMALVAIYQGIGEDTLLQLGAKKTAKEAWNMLKMMNQGADKVKEVRSQTLWREFEALRMGDFENVDDFSGKLTIIVNKLRNLGNTVEEERVVKKLLRSVSSKFLQIVSAIEEFSDLTTKSVEEVIGSLKAHEERLLSCGGKSDETLLLTRTEWKAREEATKNKKASANSREGRSGGRGRGRGRHCGESSRGGDDESKPQKKKFDKSKIKCYGCGKMGHFASECLSKEKDEQANLTETEEVESALLLIENCELNVSKEEIYIEEPSLLMIETCEVTEGEVYVAATGGSLMKEAGWY; encoded by the coding sequence ATGTCTCATATTGAATTAGAGAGAgctgaaagagagagagagttaaaagaaaaagaggaagccTCAAAGATAGAAAGTTCTATCACAGCAGCAGGAACCTTGTTCCCTGAGAAAGAAAGTTCAGTGTCGTTAAAATATCCTATGCTGACAAAAAGTAATTATGCAGCATGGGCTATAAAGATGGAGGTTTTTATGATGGCTCAAGGAGTATGGGATGCTATTGAGTCACCTGATTCAATTGATAGCCGCAGAGACAAAATGGCATTGGTTGCCATTTACCAAGGTATAGGGGAAGATACCTTGCTTCAGTTGGGTGCAAAGAAGACCGCCAAGGAAGCATGGAATATGCTAAAAATGATGAACCAGGGGGCTGACAAGGTTAAAGAGGTACGATCTCAAACGCTTTGGAGAGAGTTCGAAGCATTGAGAATGGGGGATTTCGAAAATGTTGATGATTTCTCAGGAAAGCTTACAATCATTGTCAACAAATTAAGGAATCTTGGAAATACTGTAGAAGAAGAAAGGGTAGtgaaaaaattgttgagatcagtCTCATCCAAGTTCCTACAGATCGTATCCGCCATAGAAGAATTCAGTGACCTAACCACCAAATCTGTTGAGGAGGTGATAGGTTCACTAAAAGCCCATGAAGAACGCTTACTTAGCTGTGGTGGGAAGTCGGACGAAACACTCCTTCTCACTAGAACTGAGTGGAAAGCGAGAGAGGAGGCTACAAAGAACAAGAAAGCTTCTGCTAATTCAAGAGAAGGAAGAAGCGGAGGACGCGGTCGTGGTAGAGGAAGACACTGTGGTGAATCAAGCCGAGGCGGTGATGATGAGTCGAAACCACAAAAGAAGAAATTCgacaaatcaaaaattaaatgttACGGCTGCGGAAAGATGGGACACTTTGCATCGGAGTGCTTGTCAAAAGAGAAAGATGAACAAGCCAATTTGACAGAAACTGAAGAGGTAGAATCGGCTCTTTTATTAATTGAGAATTGCGAGCTGAATGTTTCGAAGGAAGAAATTTACATTGAAGAACCTTCTTTGTTAATGATTGAAACTTGTGAAGTTACTGAAGGGGAAGTATATGTAGCTGCAACAGGAGGAAGTCTTATGAAGGAAGCCGGGTGGTACTGA
- the LOC110654582 gene encoding germin-like protein subfamily 1 member 13: protein MKSFHFLVFLALALAFSFASAFDPSPLQDFCVAIPEPKNAVFVNGKFCKNPNLTVAEDFFFWGLNVPGNTENRVGSNVTLVNVDKIPGLNTLGISLARLDFAPNGGLNPPHTHPRGTEILVVVEGTLYVGFVTSNPNRLITKVLYPGDVFVFPIGLIHFQFNIAKTNAVAFAGLSSQNPGVITIADAIFGPNPPINPDVLAKAFQLDKDEVEKLQKLFENA from the exons ATGAAGAGCTTTCATTTCCTCGTCTTTTTGGCTCTGGCTTTGGCTTTCTCTTTTGCCTCTGCCTTTGACCCTAGCCCTCTCCAGGACTTCTGTGTTGCCATACCTGAACCGAAGAATGctg TGTTTGTCAATGGAAAGTTCTGCAAGAACCCAAACCTTACTGTAGCTGAAGATTTCTTTTTTTGGGGACTCAATGTTCCTGGAAATACAGAAAATCGAGTTGGATCGAATGTCACCCTTGTGAATGTTGATAAAATACCAGGACTTAATACTCTTGGTATTTCTCTCGCTCGGTTAGATTTTGCACCCAATGGTGGCTTAAATCCTCCTCACACCCATCCTCGTGGTACAGAGATCCTTGTAGTCGTGGAAGGCACTCTTTATGTTGGCTTTGTGACATCCAACCCTAATCGCCTTATCACTAAAGTCTTATACCCAGGAGATGTATTtgtatttccaattggcctcattcaCTTCCAGTTTAATATTGCAAAGACGAATGCAGTTGCCTTTGCTGGTCTAAGCAGCCAAAACCCAGGTGTCATCACTATAGCAGATGCAATCTTTGGGCCTAATCCACCCATTAATCCTGATGTTCTTGCTAAGGCCTTCCAATTGGACAAGGATGAGGTGGAAAAACTTCAAAAACTCTTTGAGAATGCATAA
- the LOC110654584 gene encoding germin-like protein subfamily 1 member 13, producing MKCFHFLVFLALALAFSFASADDPSPLQDFCVAIPEPENAVFVNGKFCKNPNLTVAEDFFFPGLNVPGNTGNRVGSNVTLVNVDRIPGLNTLGISLARLDFAPYGGLNPPHIHPRGTEILVVVEGTLYVGFVTSNPNRLITKVLYPGDVFVFPIGLIHFQFNIAKTNAVAFASLSSQNPGVITIADAIFGPKPPINPDVLAKAFQLDKDMVEKLQKLFENA from the exons ATGAAGTGCTTTCATTTCCTTGTCTTTTTGGCTCTGGCTTTGGCCTTCTCTTTTGCCTCTGCCGATGACCCTAGCCCTCTCCAGGACTTCTGTGTTGCAATACCTGAACCTGAGAATGCTG TGTTTGTCAATGGGAAGTTCTGCAAGAACCCAAACCTTACTGTAGCAGAAGATTTCTTTTTTCCGGGACTCAATGTTCCTGGAAATACAGGAAATCGAGTTGGATCGAATGTCACCCTCGTGAATGTTGATAGAATACCAGGACTTAATACTCTTGGTATTTCTCTCGCTCGGTTAGACTTTGCACCCTACGGTGGCTTAAACCCTCCCCACATTCACCCTCGTGGCACAGAGATCCTTGTAGTCGTGGAAGGCACCCTTTATGTTGGCTTTGTGACATCCAACCCTAATCGCCTTATCACGAAAGTCTTATACCCAGGAGATGTTTTTgtatttccaattggtctcattcaCTTCCAGTTTAATATTGCAAAGACGAATGCAGTTGCCTTTGCTAGTCTAAGCAGCCAAAACCCAGGTGTCATCACTATAGCAGATGCAATCTTTGGGCCTAAGCCACCCATTAATCCTGATGTTCTCGCTAAGGCCTTCCAATTGGACAAGGATATGgtggaaaaacttcagaaactattTGAGAATGCATAA